The nucleotide window AACTCCACCAGGCGCCTGcgataataatacgtaataagtaaatatataaagaatttactaatatttttgaaaaacgGAGCAGTAGTCGGCATAACCTATGTTTGAATACTGctcaagaaatatatttacctCCAACTCAGCTTTCTCTAATTCCTGGAGAAATTTATCCACTTCACTTAGCACCATgatgaaatttcgttatttccGCAGAGAAAAAAACGATACTGAAACAATTGTGTTAAAAGTACGCGGCAACATTGAAATAATCAACGTCAAACAAGAAATCTAAACATCCGAAGACTGAATACAGGTTATATTGGCAATTCCTGTATTACTTTAATATAGATGGCAGTACTCGACAAGCcaacttttcaaattatattatgtaacttctaatttaaaattaatttctatttaaacccaaatacatttttatatcatcAATTTagataattcaatttatatagaccattttaattttagaattatgtaatgaagtttaaagctataaaaagtatttaaatagtaTATGTAACAAACTAGTTTTAGATCTTGTCTAAAAACTACCAATAAaacttattattaaaaattctggaATAATTGCATtgttttgaattaaaaatatcgatataaaacGTCATCATAAAAGTAAATCATGCCTTTCATTAGTAATTAcgattatatgttataatattgTTTGCATAGCACTTgtacaaaattcaaataatattatctgtTGCTGCAAGGTTAAAAAGCATCTAATgagatgaatttttaaattttacttaaattcatatttaattcaaACTACATTAGAAGTACATTAttgagttttattacaaagctACGAACTACTCGGAATTTGTTTTGCTCCGTATCGATGTGAATAGGTATTTTATGGTACTTATGTAGCTGTATCTTATGGTCCGTTACaggtataatatttctatagtcACGACTGTCATTGTGCTCGTGTTAGTGGCTATATACTGTATACAGCCAAATGAccattgcataaaatattataaataccaaacataataatttgttattactgATGCTGCAGTTTTTGTATTTCAGTACGACCGGCGAAGTGACATAAGCCTAACATGGCTACTGTTAAAGTAACCGAACAGAAGGTTATTCTGTGCGGAGAATACGGTGTTGGAAAGACTTCTATATTTAGACGTTTTGCGAACAATACTTTTGTAACGAGCAGCGATCGCAAGTCGACATTGGGTCtcgataatatcgataaaGAATATGTTGTTGAAGACAGACGAATACGAGTaacatgtttatatatatatatatatatatgtatatctatatatattctgAGCAATTTCACTTTtcctcatatatatatatttttataaataaatcatatacgtacctagaaaatttattctatatatatgatatactGCTATtcacatttatattatacatttaattttattttatattccagTTACAATTATGGGATACAGGTGGAATGGAAAGAGTTGCATCAGTAACATCAAGCTATTATAAATTTGCAGAAGCTGCTATACTAGTTTTCGCATTAGATAATTCAACATCTTTCCATCTTTTATCTCAACATTTGCTTGATATTGTCACATATGctgaaaatgcaaaaatatttctgtgtGGGAATAAAAGTGATTTGGAAAGCACAGCTCCACAAGTTACAGATGCAGAAATGGAACAATTTTGGTGAGTTTAATGACAACCTAAGTGTTATgcaatgtacatatatgtacatatttaaaaaaaaacaatgtaTTATTTGTTACAGTGAACAATGTCACAATTTAATTTCTGGTATATATAAGACATCATGTAAGACTGGAGAAGGCATACATGAAATGTTTGAAGATATAGCACAGCATTTAGTGGAAGCTAATAGATCACGCATGGAACTGCATGAAATGGACAAAGACagatttaaaatttcgtatattGATGAAGCTGCTGATCCATCATGTTTgtgctaaataataaatattagcaAGTGTATGATCCTGGagcaacattttttataactaGAATAACTCAATACACGGTAATAAAGTGTGAAGagtaaaattacttttttatatcaaataatgaTAATGCCAAGCTTTTCTATAAGGGAAAGCatcctaaaataaaaaatgggaGGAGTAAGGGAAGTAttagaagaatttatatacaatCAAAGTTCAATTTCAAAGAAGTCATGAAagcaaaaaattttaaataaacatttattagatattgaaagatattttacttAATTAGTCTTAATCTATGTATATGACTCACAGTCAACATTGTACATTAGATCCACATAGTTGAAGCTGTGTAACAAAGCATCACTAATGCTGAGTCCATTTAATAGTTTTCAAATCAATTCCTTCTTCGACCATCTCCCATAATGGGCTACAAAATAAGCAattcaaatatgtattattaagtATGTATAACAACTAATATTTAAGGCCATATATTCTTAATTATGAGAAACGTCCAGTAATAAATTTGTTCCCTCCGTTATATTATGGCATCGCGCTTTTCGTATTCACCGCCAAAGTTATATCAATAAGGTAATCTACCCGtgcttttatattaaataaatatattataattaaataagatGTACCTCATTTCTCGAAGTCTTTTAACGTGTCGAATCGTATTTTCTGCagtaaaatcaatttcttcgaTAGTTGTAAAGCGACCAATACCGAAtctatatagataaataaatattaggatAATTATGGCATTATGATATCATAAACATATTAATTTACCTGATACTAGAATGTGCTAGATCTTCTGATGTTCCAATTGCTCTTAAAACATAACTAGGTTCCAAACTTGCGCTAGTGCAAGCAGAACCACTGCTCAaagcaacattttttaaagccATTAATAGAGATTCTCCTTCTACATATGCAAAAGACAAATTTACACATCCAGGATACCAAGCTACTGGATCTCCATTATGTATAACATGTGGTAAATTTgacattattttatcaatcaaTCGGTTTGAAAGCATTGTGATATATTTGTGATCATACtagtaaaaaagaataaatttagttaaatattagtatatatatacatgtacacagatatatagtttataattaaaattacctCCATTTCTGTTTGTGCCAAATCACAAGCTGCCCCTAGGCCTACTGCTAAAGGTGCTGGAACAGTACCACTTCTCATACCTCTTTCTTGTCCACCACCACTTTGGATTGCTTCTACACGTACCCTTGGTCTCCTCCTCACATATAATGCTCCAACtccttaaaatttcattcataataaatatattcaatataagatatataataaaagtttatatcTTGATGTACCTTTTGGACCATATATTTTGTGACCACTAATAGACATCAAATCAATATTCATAGCATTAACATCAATTGGAATTTTGCCAATTGCTTGGGCTGCATCTGTGTGAAAGAacactttcttctttctgtaGAATTGATAGCATCATtgaattcaaaattttttttgaTATTAGTTAATAACATCTTTTCTTACCTACAAATAGCTCCAATTTCTTCGATTGGTTGTCGCACGCCAATCTCATTATTTACCATCATAATAGAAACTAAAGAAGTAGTTGGCCTTATTGCATCTTCTAATTGATTAAGATCAATAAGACCATTTGCATTTACTGGAATATAAGTTACTTCAAATCCCTCTGCTTGCAAAGCTCTACAGGAATCTAATACACATTTGTGTTCCTACATTgacaaagttatatataatgataaatgcacaataatacataattaataattcaatataattaacatactATCTGAGTTGTCACAATatgattctttttttctttgtagaACCTTGCAACACCTTTAACAgctatattattacattctgTGGCACCAgacgtaaatataatttctttgctATCTGCATTTATTAAGTTTGCTATTTGCTATttggaatgaaatatttgattattattcTGTCAGATTATAactctttaaaaaaaaaccattgtattatatatgatattaacTTTACGAGCAAGTTCAACAGCAGTTTCTGTTTCCCATCCATACATGTGAGTTCTGGAATGTGGATTTCCATAATATGCCGTAAGAAAAGGCATCATCTTATCCAATACTCGTGGATCCTATTTAATGATTGATTTAAATATCAagaattatattgtaattCATCACATCATATTTACCATTGGTGTAGTTGCTTGAGCATCGAGATAAAGTGCCCTGCCTTCTGAAGGTCCTCTTTTGTACTCATCTGAGATAACAGCTACAATTCAATCATAATATTCACATACAAGaattaacgaaatattaaaatagcacaaaattcaataatccTTACATTCATATTCTGtaatttctgataaattttGACTACTAATATGCACTGCACGGCATTCTTTGATACGACTTAAAGAGTATAACAAGCTCCTTGCCGGCCGGAACAtattaattcttataaaaaCACAAGTTTATGTCAACtatctcttatttttataacacaTGTTCTAATCACAGATAACCTAACTGTATTACTGAATAGTTCTGTTACATCTAATCGATCTAGCTACATTTAGAGTACTTATgtaaatgtacatacatatgtaaattgtAACTGTCAATTGCAAATACAATGTACTTAATAACTTTTTCTCACaaatctataatttattagTTACTAATTTATGTGTACGTACACCTGCACCGCTATGTAACTAATTCATAAAATGGTGCAACAttattttctgtatatatacatatactagaGAGGTTTCCTCTTAGCATATTTAGAGATGGTGTGAACCGCTACTTATGAATCACAAGTGAATCGATTATGTTCATTCCTAATCAAAATGATTTCTCACAgagatttgtaattttttgtgaTCGTTTCTAATTGGTGGAGAGCATAATTATTCTTTGCATGTATCACATAacttgtatattaatatattttatattattttttatattaataatgtcAAATGAATATTACGATTTTACAATCGAAaggaagaattaatattttactcttTAGGATACTGATGTATctgtagaaaaaagaaaatttaattattcttcatttttaatattaaataaagaaaatttatgatatatgTATGAAGAAAACGTAACATGACgtaacatttaaatataacgtttaaattaacattacatacatatatttttgtgtaaGCTAcattaaagtattttataagaaataattcaatcaAGATCAAGGATTGCAATCACAGTGAACAAAttcattcaaaataaaaaagtcaCGATCACAGTCGTGAATGAAGTTAGATCACGACCATGATCGTGATTCTGCAATCACTGTGATAAATCACTGTCAATgattttgcataaacatttccatttgcatatacatataataatttggaaatatattaatattttatatataaaatatcacttTCCTTACGAAAGTGGAGTtagatataagtatataaatgaatgaagaaaatgataaaaaacggtttattaaatacaataaatatacaaactaATTTGTATCGAGTTGAGTATTTctagaattacaaaatataatttaatttgtatgtaaaaatgtcTGACAAGTAAACGTAAGAGTACAAAATACAGGCAgcaatgtaatataaatgtattgaAATAATCATAATCTGATTAATCAGTAATCATTCATGTAGGAAAATTACTGACGAtctttcgataaatttaatgaatcaCCAATGTCACCACCCTGTGATTGTTGTTGCTTTTTATGTATCGTGGTCATATCCAGCATCCCACCAAATTCAGATTTAGAAATTGATAGATCTTCAGTTCCTTGATATTCATTTGATCGATTGAGTTTTGCGTTATCGTTTTGTATTTCCATCTTTTTCCTATCAGTTGTGTAATCCTCCGGAGTTGCAGAAAAATTTCTACAAGATTCTGAAGATCCAATAGTTGCTTTGAATGGCGACTGGATAGGATCAACCATAGCAAAATCATTtgattttcgttcgttcgattcaATATCTCTCGCAGGAGAGATTTTACCAATTGGGCCAAACAAATTTGCAATATTACGCATATATGCAGATGGTGATGGCGATGACGTTCTCGCAAAATCTGGTATAGGAAAACCAGAAAGCTTTGCCAAATCCGCTGTAGAAAAATTAGCTAATTTTGATAGGtctgaaaatttagaaatttgctGTGTTATATCGGCTAAAGGAAAATCGGGTGTTGTGGATGACCGCGTTTTATTGATACTAATGTCTGTTCCGAGAGGATTAGATACTTTCGAAAAATCAGTTGGCGCAAAATCATAATCGCATTTAGTATTTTTTACAGAAACTGTAAGTTCCCCGGATTGAAAGCTGGGCATCACTTCTGATGGTGATATATGTTGCTTAGATGTAGAGTTTCCATCCTTTATTTGCGTGATGGATGTGGTGTCCGTAGTTATAATatcctttttaatattatctctAGAAGTAGATGGTTGCATTACAAAAGGTTTTGATGTAGGTGTAATTATTGAACCATCAGGCTTGAAGTTCACAGGTGTAAGGAAGACAGCTGCATTATTAGGTGCAAGGCCAACCCCTGGTGGAACTGAGGGGACAAGTGATTCTGAAACTGGTACCAGAGGGAATTTCATGGCCAGAAATTCCGGTGATGTCCCATCTTCGGAACCAGGACAAATCATTTCTCTAATTACATCCCAATACGAACCGTTCGATCTATTACGACCGGGTAACTTGGACGCTAAAGAACACTTCAGATAtcgatgtattttattattgtactCATATTTCagtcttatttttatatacttacTCTTAAACGTTCAAGATAAGTCGTATTATTGTTAAAGTTGCTAGTAAAATCAATACCTCCTTCActtctataatattctatgCATCTTCTctgaaataatagatgcaaaGATGTATTAATTGTCTCGgctgaattattaattgaatagAACTATGTAAATGCTTACAATTTCTTCTAATGTATCTTGAGAAAGAAAGTGTTCTTGAGATAATGTATAACTCAAAAGCATTGGTCTTGGATATTCATGAGGCCGATTTTCTGGAGGTGGTAAAGACcagaaaacattaaaatttgattcaTAGCAACTGCCATCTGTATTATACGGAGCTGAAATCCATCATTTTGAATTCATTGGACTTAATCACAagattttaaacaataaataatattttgtcaaaGAAAACATACAGCATATTAAACCTACACATGGTGTGTAACCATTATCGCTAGgtcctttcatttttatttgataatctAATTGAGAATCAACATCCCTCAAGGAAGGGGAAGCATGAGATCTAGGATGAGAATGATACCATCCAACTAAAGTCACACGTTTCCATTCCATTGCCCTTGCAATTTCAGCTTCAACTGCAGCTGCAGCTGATTTATCTTTACCAGAATACCGGCATGGAAAGGCAGTTGTTATAGATAGAtctattatattagaaaaagtaAGTTTTAGTAACAAAatggatatttaaattacattaaacattacagaaatatttactgTGTGAATTAATATCCCAATGGCCACCTAAATAGCCACAAACTTCTTTATCTGTTAAATGACAATGCAAATCTACTAACAAAGCTGCAGTAGTTGTTATAGTAACTAAGAAAGGTTGTATTTTGCCAAGTGTGCTAAAAGATGTAAGCTCTACCATTGTGCTCATATCCCTGAAACATAAGTAATTATTAGTAatgtaagaaattttcttgTCTTGTATTATTCTCTTACATGGCATGGCTTCTTATCCCAAGGTTAGCATGTTTTACTGGTACTCTTACTACTTGTATTAGAGGACTTGTTTGAACCTTTTCAGGACTCTCCTCCATAGGTTCTGTAATTGTTGTTGTTTCcatttcttcctctttattTCTTAGCAAGTAAGTTGTAATAACTTCAGGCCATGATTATTGACTATAAACTGCACTACATTGTAAGTTTATagtagataaaaattaatcaaataataaaaaagttatttaaacaGTGCATTATTGCAGTCATATTATGGTTCAAAACCTAACCAATTGAAgcatttattgttattattgaatattgaTAAATGAATAACACTAGTTACTTTTTGCTAGTTATAAAAAACACCCTAAACAATTAATGGAGATATATATGTGTCAAGGTTGGTATTAAAACGAATTTCAAGATTTGGAAACTTGCaatttactataatttatatatggatattacaattaaatgttgaataaattatgtattaagtatttttgtattaagtttaataaaatgatttatttacaatatatacttACGTAATTTCTGCACATAGCATGCAGTAGGTTTATGGAGGGTAGAAAACatattacaaaacaaaaaatgaataatttcataGTAATAAATAAGTGAACAATAATAAGGCACCTCTTAGTTCTTAATGAGTATTTTACCTACAATTTGAagttattacaaaattgtttATGCCATCGCATTTGTATAAATGTAGTTAAAAATAGAGTCGTtcgttgtattataaaatgaagttataaatattaagtaaaaaaatactaatactatatttaaaaattgtgattAGTTTACATTGTTTGATTTTTTGGTACTACAgtactaacagtatactactctaaaaatattacttttatgcatactataaaaaattttcaattgacACAAAGTTGTATCCATTCACATGTGGGATCTACATTCTCTGGTCTGGTTCTTGACAATAATCATAAATAGGTATCTCTGGTGGTTCTTCTATCATAAGTTTAGGAGCACAACTTCTTGTTGCTGCTACTACACATAATGTCACAGCTGAAGCAGCAGCTACATGCCAAGAAAATACCAGAGCAATACCTTCTGGTAACATTGGCACTGTATCATACACGCGAACTACATGTGCTATCCAACCACCATGGAGTAATGTTGTACAACCCCTTAGAAGTTTTAATTCGGGCCATACAAGTTCTAAAGAAATAGATAAAGATGTTGTCCATACTATTAGtgctaaaattttatcaactaATGCATTGCTTCCAACACTCCCccataagaaaagaaatcctTCTATGAAGAAACTTTGAGCAAGGGCCAATTTAACTAATCCTTCACTCACATTatgaggaaaataaaaatttaaaacatcAACCAGGCCAGAGaatgcaaaaaataaatagattgtAGCAAGTACAACTTTTGGTGAAACAGTTCCAACTTGTTGCAGACCACCGGTTATCGTACCAGCTAATCCTACAGCAGTCGCTATTAGTTTTAAACTTCCTTCTATAGGATGTCTGTGTATAAGtctttcacatttttctataaGTCTTAGTCCCTTTGTCGTATGTGGATCATCTCTAGGTCTTAGAGATACCCAATACTTAGCATATTCGTAACACCACTTTAGGCCaaaggtataaaatataaagccAGTGAGAATACAAGGTAAATAGCTATCCATGGAGTACACGTAAAATCGACTTCCTGTTTCTTGATAGTaatctgtaaaatatatgaaatctgAAGTGCTGAAAAAGTAAATTGTTCATAAAAAATCTGCTTCTTGATCTAAGTAAAGAATCTGAGAAAGaagacaataaaaatatatttaaaatagacaCTTATTGCTAATTACTCACTGTATATAATATCCCTATGCAAtcacatataaaatttatacccTGGATATTTTTCAGAATGAATGCAATTTTCGAACGTAGttcgtgaaaaattatattattcgaaCGACGCCTCGATCTATTGAGCTGAATTTATAAATCTGTATACATGCATTTCATAGGTTGAAAGGAACGTCGGAAGAAAGCTAAGAAACTAATTTCTGAAgatacaacataaaaattcacacaTTAATGCTCCTAATtagcttttttttaaataaaaagttcaaGTAAAAAATCGAAACATGGACCCTGGAACTATGACCACCTAGCGATGAGTTGATGAAACTACATTTTTTGggacgaaatgaaaaaatcaaatttcttgATATATAATGAGAATTGTTGAATTATCCAGGAATTGCATTAAAGCTTTAACTCCCAGAAATCTTCTTTGTATAGTATTTAGTTCGATTTCTTACGTAAGTATgtacttaattaattacatgtaATTGTAAGCCACGTCGCAAATGGCTTTTTTGGACATAGTTGTGCCATCTAACGGTATTAATTACTGTTCTTGGGTCAATGCCAACTAATAGTACATTTCCTTACTGATAGATGGCGCCACCATATTGCAAAAAAGTCCATCTTAcactattttaataatcacTTATGTTTTCGAAATatgaaatgtttttataaataaaatagattatGCATATGGATTTTgacatattatatatcaataaaaaattcaattctgtGTCGTCTTACATTGTATAACGATAGTGCAGATGTAATTGCTACTGTTTCTccaagaatattattttatatcatgtTAAAAGATTTCATtgttatgtttctttttcattaatcaattttgtttcttaaattatgAGATGCATCTTTACTTTTTAAACACAGGTATCCCTATTTTGAAGCTATCAATTCTATCtgttttgttctatttgttcttatttgtctttttaacatttatgtTAAAGTTCCTGTTCTTATACTTATTATagtttattagaatttcaatcTTTATCATTACTAAAGCTTCAAACTTGATAAAGTTTTATCCTTTACCACTTGAATCTTCTGAAATAACCAACTATGTGATTGacaacaattataatatttcatgtcTTGTTACAGATTTCTTACAGCCTGCATTTCTTCTTATTATCTATGAAGAACCCAATAGTAGTTCAAAAGCCACTAGAATGTAGGTATCTCTGCAATTGTATTCTCCATAGTTTGCCTTGacaactattaattaaaaagaaaaatttgattaaaggTAAGAAGATTGAAAACTGTATTCTTATGTTAAAGTAAAATcaagaagatataaaatataaaaatatataattataaaataaacatttttgatatacttaaaaaattaataaagcaGGGTCTCAcatagaattataattaaattatgattttatttaatttttaagttttagaTCTTCAGGATTTCTAATCAGGATTTCCAGTTTCTCGCGTTAGTTTTTTTCAAAGCTCTTTTGTTGATCTTACGCAGCGattaaaaggaaaagtaatttgaaaatgaattaattttagacTTTTTTGCATAAAAAGTGGGTGGGCAGGTCGTGCATACGGTAAGCCTCCATTCATAGCACCTCCTCCCGGTGAGACCCGGGCAATCagtattatttgatatataattactaattgtATCACTATGCAGATAAGCAATTAACTGTACaactataattattaattatatggtAAATAATATAAGCAATTGGCTACGATCGCGATTTCATAGCAAAATTTAGTTTTGATTCCAACCACTAGTAGCGTTGTGATCCTTTTCCGTACAAAATCGGTAAAGTCGagaatgatattaaaattataatagatttCTCTTGGAAAAGTTGAATAACATGTCTATTCTTCATTTCATCTATATTGTTTTACATCTATTGAATAAGAAATACTCGagtaattaatgatatttcttTCGAGATATATGGTACCTTTTTACGTAgacaatattttcaatttaaagaCATCATGTATCATCGATTGGTAAAAGTAAATCGATGATCGTAATATCTGCTAGGATTTAGCTTAGATCGCGCCACTTCGCTTCTTTTTTGTTacgaatttttcttaaaatatattcacacACACAAATAACGTTctaaataaatgaaagttgCAGCTATTCCAACTTCCTGCTCGCTGATTTTCATcaagtttttattttacaaaaatttcctGAGCACTCAACGGCCTGCGTTGCGTATGCATTTAATACATACAGAGGAATGTTAGGCGATacgatttttcaaacaaatttgttTCGTAAGTTTCATTTCAGATCGATACATGATTGCAGGGAATATCGATACGCTTTTCGAAATTCAAAGCCCGTTTGCAGATGGTATTGCCGTGACTCTGGAACAGCCTTTCATGTACGTTTCAATTATCGTTATGTAAATTGACTCAGTTTTGTGCTGTGTGTTCTGCATAGGATGAGCATGAACACGTCGGAGCCTTCAGGGTCTACTGATGCGTGTGCAGGGGATACCGATTGAGTAAAGTTAAGATCCCTGGATTTTTGACTTTcgacgaagaaacaaaaatatcgtgCCCGAATTAATTTACCTAAACAATAAATTCTGAAAAAGATATGACTACCACAAACAATAATAGACTGTTAATAGATGGATCAACGTGTGTAAATGTTAATGAGTAATTTCGGACGGGTCGCGCATACGACATAACCTATTTTAGGGTTTACTCCAAAAGGATAAGCCCAAGGCGGATTATCGCAAGTGGTCCTGTCGCATCTGTCATATACAACGCGTTATTATTCCATTTCTATACGTGTCTCGCTGTTTCTCCCTTTCCTATTGCCGGGATCATGCTCTATCGATCCGAATCGCCGTGTAATCTCGCAATCGGATTATCTCGTGGAACCATGAACGAAACCGAAACGTTGTGTATCGACGAACACACTAGCCCGATAAATACATGTTTCTTAATATAGGTGAAACGAGATAACAAGGAAATAGATGAGGGATCGACGGTACAGAAAGAAAACCGTTTGGTACAGATCATCACCGTTCCTCTTAACCAACGACAATATCCTTCATGCGGCAGTGTTTGATTTGAAAGTGGTAGTTCAATCTTGATCCGTGGAAAGCCGCAGACTTGTCGCGCCGTAAGGAGTATAGCACAACAcgttttttccattttcatttgTCGAAACGGTAAAAAGGGGGCGGGGTG belongs to Bombus pascuorum chromosome 10, iyBomPasc1.1, whole genome shotgun sequence and includes:
- the LOC132911281 gene encoding ras-related protein rab-6.2, with the translated sequence MATVKVTEQKVILCGEYGVGKTSIFRRFANNTFVTSSDRKSTLGLDNIDKEYVVEDRRIRLQLWDTGGMERVASVTSSYYKFAEAAILVFALDNSTSFHLLSQHLLDIVTYAENAKIFLCGNKSDLESTAPQVTDAEMEQFCEQCHNLISGIYKTSCKTGEGIHEMFEDIAQHLVEANRSRMELHEMDKDRFKISYIDEAADPSCLC
- the LOC132911277 gene encoding transmembrane protein 45B-like, translated to MDSYLPCILTGFIFYTFGLKWCYEYAKYWVSLRPRDDPHTTKGLRLIEKCERLIHRHPIEGSLKLIATAVGLAGTITGGLQQVGTVSPKVVLATIYLFFAFSGLVDVLNFYFPHNVSEGLVKLALAQSFFIEGFLFLWGSVGSNALVDKILALIVWTTSLSISLELVWPELKLLRGCTTLLHGGWIAHVVRVYDTVPMLPEGIALVFSWHVAAASAVTLCVVAATRSCAPKLMIEEPPEIPIYDYCQEPDQRM
- the LOC132911263 gene encoding cysteine desulfurase, mitochondrial — protein: MFRPARSLLYSLSRIKECRAVHISSQNLSEITEYESVISDEYKRGPSEGRALYLDAQATTPMDPRVLDKMMPFLTAYYGNPHSRTHMYGWETETAVELARKQIANLINADSKEIIFTSGATECNNIAVKGVARFYKEKKNHIVTTQIEHKCVLDSCRALQAEGFEVTYIPVNANGLIDLNQLEDAIRPTTSLVSIMMVNNEIGVRQPIEEIGAICRKKKVFFHTDAAQAIGKIPIDVNAMNIDLMSISGHKIYGPKGVGALYVRRRPRVRVEAIQSGGGQERGMRSGTVPAPLAVGLGAACDLAQTEMEYDHKYITMLSNRLIDKIMSNLPHVIHNGDPVAWYPGCVNLSFAYVEGESLLMALKNVALSSGSACTSASLEPSYVLRAIGTSEDLAHSSIRFGIGRFTTIEEIDFTAENTIRHVKRLREMSPLWEMVEEGIDLKTIKWTQH
- the LOC132911256 gene encoding uncharacterized protein LOC132911256, which codes for METTTITEPMEESPEKVQTSPLIQVVRVPVKHANLGIRSHAMDMSTMVELTSFSTLGKIQPFLVTITTTAALLVDLHCHLTDKEVCGYLGGHWDINSHNLSITTAFPCRYSGKDKSAAAAVEAEIARAMEWKRVTLVGWYHSHPRSHASPSLRDVDSQLDYQIKMKGPSDNGYTPCVGLICSPYNTDGSCYESNFNVFWSLPPPENRPHEYPRPMLLSYTLSQEHFLSQDTLEEIRRCIEYYRSEGGIDFTSNFNNNTTYLERLRCSLASKLPGRNRSNGSYWDVIREMICPGSEDGTSPEFLAMKFPLVPVSESLVPSVPPGVGLAPNNAAVFLTPVNFKPDGSIITPTSKPFVMQPSTSRDNIKKDIITTDTTSITQIKDGNSTSKQHISPSEVMPSFQSGELTVSVKNTKCDYDFAPTDFSKVSNPLGTDISINKTRSSTTPDFPLADITQQISKFSDLSKLANFSTADLAKLSGFPIPDFARTSSPSPSAYMRNIANLFGPIGKISPARDIESNERKSNDFAMVDPIQSPFKATIGSSESCRNFSATPEDYTTDRKKMEIQNDNAKLNRSNEYQGTEDLSISKSEFGGMLDMTTIHKKQQQSQGGDIGDSLNLSKDRQ